The Achromobacter pestifer genome includes a region encoding these proteins:
- the bioD gene encoding dethiobiotin synthase → MTLTPRNAGIGARFGAAAPAYEDHASIQRLAAERLAGDIALLPLPPRPRILEIGCGTGLLTQALARRIGPADWTVTDIASGMLAAAQRGPSLPGQARYQLLDGEHPAGLEGGYDLICSSLAVQWFSDLNAGLGRLAALLAPGGCLAVATLADGTFQEWQAAHAAAGLSAATPRYPSAAAIHPDGGNLAGGVRSERLIHNHPDGLRFLRGLKGIGATTPAPGRAPLGAAQLRRVLAAFDEQGAGVTYHLAYGMWKKSNQHPAGVFVTGTDTGIGKTLVSAILARAWNADYWKPVQTGVAEEPGDTDTVAQLAGLPPERLHLPAYVLQAPLSPWAAATLEDAIVDATSIVPPATQAPLIVEGAGGLYVPIDDTHMMIDLIARLDMPVVLAARSGLGTINHTLLSLEALKRRGIPILGVIMSGPLSAGNKEAIERFGDVRVLAEIPPLAKVDAQTVQALASTIPSLAECLQALGDAPAVAS, encoded by the coding sequence ATGACGCTGACCCCGCGCAACGCCGGCATCGGCGCGCGCTTTGGCGCCGCCGCCCCTGCCTACGAAGACCACGCGTCCATCCAGCGCCTGGCCGCCGAGCGGCTGGCCGGCGATATCGCGCTGCTGCCGCTGCCGCCCCGCCCGCGCATCCTGGAGATCGGCTGCGGCACCGGCCTGCTCACCCAGGCGCTGGCGCGCCGCATCGGTCCCGCCGACTGGACCGTCACCGACATTGCTTCCGGCATGCTCGCGGCCGCGCAACGCGGCCCGTCCCTGCCCGGCCAGGCCCGCTACCAGCTTCTGGACGGCGAGCATCCGGCCGGACTCGAGGGCGGCTACGACCTGATCTGCTCCAGCTTGGCCGTGCAGTGGTTTTCCGACCTGAACGCGGGGCTGGGCCGGCTGGCCGCGCTGTTGGCGCCGGGCGGCTGCCTGGCCGTGGCGACGCTGGCGGACGGCACGTTCCAGGAATGGCAGGCCGCCCATGCCGCCGCCGGCCTCAGCGCCGCCACGCCGCGCTATCCGTCCGCCGCCGCCATCCATCCGGACGGGGGCAATCTGGCGGGTGGCGTGCGCAGCGAACGGCTGATACATAATCATCCTGACGGGCTGCGTTTCCTGCGCGGCCTGAAAGGCATAGGCGCCACCACGCCCGCCCCCGGACGCGCGCCTCTGGGCGCGGCGCAACTGCGGCGGGTGTTGGCGGCGTTTGACGAACAAGGAGCCGGGGTGACCTATCACCTGGCCTACGGTATGTGGAAAAAATCGAACCAGCACCCCGCCGGCGTCTTCGTGACCGGCACGGATACCGGCATCGGCAAGACCCTGGTGTCCGCGATCCTGGCGCGCGCCTGGAACGCCGACTACTGGAAGCCGGTGCAGACCGGGGTGGCGGAAGAACCCGGCGACACCGACACCGTGGCGCAACTGGCCGGGCTGCCGCCCGAACGCCTGCACCTGCCCGCCTACGTGCTGCAGGCGCCGCTGTCGCCCTGGGCGGCCGCCACGCTGGAAGACGCCATCGTCGACGCCACCAGCATCGTGCCGCCGGCCACGCAGGCGCCGCTGATCGTGGAAGGCGCGGGCGGCCTCTACGTGCCGATCGACGACACCCACATGATGATCGACCTGATCGCGCGGCTGGACATGCCGGTGGTGCTGGCCGCCCGCAGCGGATTGGGCACCATCAACCACACTCTGCTCAGCCTGGAGGCGCTCAAGCGCCGCGGCATTCCGATACTGGGCGTGATCATGAGCGGGCCGCTTTCGGCGGGCAACAAGGAAGCCATCGAGCGCTTCGGCGACGTGCGCGTGCTGGCCGAGATCCCGCCGCTGGCGAAAGTCGACGCGCAAACCGTCCAAGCGCTGGCCAGCACCATTCCGTCGCTGGCTGAATGCCTGCAGGCGCTGGGCGACGCGCCTGCGGTAGCCAGCTAG
- a CDS encoding alpha/beta fold hydrolase, whose product MSRPTLLFVHGWAFDASVWAPLRAELQDSPQAVFDAGYFGPAREPAIAGPVIAIGHSLGVLRLLRELPQDCLGLVSINGFARFAAAPDFEAGVAPRVLERMARRLSSDPVAVLSDFRQRCGDGSDFGEPQLAPLARDLQALRDEDRREALAALPVPLLVLAGADDPIVPAPMTQAGFAGSADAAIRQCEGGGHLLPLSHAPWCAAQIRAFMARLAQAL is encoded by the coding sequence ATGTCCCGCCCCACCCTGCTGTTCGTGCATGGCTGGGCCTTCGACGCCTCGGTCTGGGCGCCGCTGCGCGCCGAACTCCAGGATAGTCCGCAGGCCGTCTTCGATGCGGGCTACTTCGGGCCGGCGCGGGAGCCGGCCATAGCCGGCCCCGTGATCGCCATCGGCCATTCGCTGGGCGTGCTGCGCCTCTTGCGCGAACTGCCGCAAGACTGCCTGGGCCTGGTGTCCATCAACGGCTTCGCGCGTTTCGCCGCAGCCCCCGATTTCGAGGCCGGCGTGGCGCCGCGCGTGCTGGAACGCATGGCCCGGCGCCTGTCCTCGGACCCCGTGGCGGTGCTGAGCGACTTCCGCCAGCGTTGCGGCGACGGGTCCGATTTCGGCGAGCCGCAACTCGCGCCGCTGGCGCGCGACCTGCAGGCGCTGCGCGACGAAGACCGGCGCGAAGCCCTGGCGGCGCTGCCCGTGCCGCTGCTGGTCCTGGCCGGCGCGGACGATCCCATCGTGCCCGCGCCCATGACCCAGGCGGGCTTTGCCGGCAGCGCCGACGCAGCGATCCGCCAGTGCGAGGGCGGTGGCCATCTGCTGCCGCTGTCGCACGCGCCCTGGTGCGCGGCGCAGATCCGCGCCTTCATGGCGCGCCTGGCGCAGGCCCTATGA
- a CDS encoding aminotransferase class I/II-fold pyridoxal phosphate-dependent enzyme, with product MSKLDPLFSSELARAETRRVRRRLRTASAAAPGRLVLEGEPVLNFSSNDYLGLSRHPLLVERSREWAARHGAGAQASRLVTGNLDLHEQVEAKLARLKGTEAALLLASGWQANAAVLPALLRAAASQGEVELYADKLNHASLHHGCQAAGVRQIRFRHNDLDHLESLLAGKAETAAGKSVSRFIVTESVFSMDGDRTDVERLAALADRHQAFVYLDEAHATGVLGPRGMGLAGLAPGRIDLAMGTFSKALGGFGAYVAGSRALCDYLINACSGFIYTTALPPAVLGAMDAALDLVPTLDAERARLAAAGDNLRAALRGMGLDTGASSTQIVPAIVGDEARALALASGLEQRGLLAVAIRPPTVPAGTSRLRVTLSAAHRDVDVARLIDGFAAVLA from the coding sequence ATGTCCAAGCTGGATCCGCTTTTCTCCTCCGAACTGGCGCGCGCCGAAACGCGCCGCGTGCGCCGCCGCCTGCGCACGGCCTCTGCCGCCGCCCCGGGACGCCTCGTCCTCGAGGGCGAGCCAGTCCTGAACTTCTCCAGCAACGATTACCTCGGGCTGTCGCGGCATCCGCTGCTGGTCGAGCGGTCGCGCGAATGGGCGGCCCGCCACGGCGCGGGCGCCCAGGCCTCGCGTCTGGTGACCGGCAACCTGGACCTGCACGAACAGGTGGAGGCCAAGCTGGCCCGGCTGAAAGGCACCGAGGCCGCGCTGCTGCTGGCCTCGGGCTGGCAGGCCAACGCCGCCGTGCTGCCCGCCCTGCTACGCGCCGCTGCCAGCCAAGGCGAGGTCGAGCTGTACGCCGACAAGCTCAACCATGCCAGCCTGCACCATGGCTGCCAGGCGGCCGGCGTCAGACAGATCCGCTTCCGGCACAACGACCTGGACCATCTGGAGAGCCTGCTGGCGGGCAAGGCGGAAACCGCGGCCGGAAAATCCGTGTCGCGATTCATCGTCACCGAGAGTGTGTTCAGCATGGACGGCGACCGGACCGACGTGGAGCGGCTGGCGGCCCTGGCCGACCGCCACCAGGCCTTCGTCTACCTGGACGAAGCGCACGCCACCGGCGTGCTGGGCCCGCGCGGCATGGGGCTGGCGGGGCTGGCGCCCGGCCGCATCGATCTGGCCATGGGCACGTTCAGCAAGGCGCTGGGCGGCTTCGGCGCCTATGTCGCCGGCTCGCGCGCGCTGTGCGACTACCTGATCAACGCCTGCTCGGGCTTCATCTACACGACGGCGCTGCCGCCCGCGGTGCTGGGCGCCATGGACGCGGCGCTGGACCTGGTGCCCACGCTGGACGCCGAACGCGCCCGGCTGGCGGCCGCGGGTGACAATCTGCGCGCCGCGTTGCGCGGCATGGGGCTGGACACGGGCGCATCCTCCACTCAGATCGTGCCGGCCATCGTGGGCGACGAAGCCCGCGCCCTGGCGCTGGCCTCGGGACTGGAGCAGCGCGGCCTGCTGGCGGTGGCGATCCGCCCGCCCACCGTCCCCGCCGGCACCAGCCGCCTGCGCGTCACCCTGAGCGCGGCGCACCGCGACGTGGATGTGGCGCGGCTGATCGACGGCTTCGCCGCCGTGCTGGCGTGA
- a CDS encoding adenosylmethionine--8-amino-7-oxononanoate transaminase translates to MHTPDWVAQGQPHIWLPYAQMKTATPPLPVVRSHGSRLELADGRSLIDGVASWWTACHGYNHPHIAQAVRAQLDAMPHVMFGGLTHEPALNLARRLAAMLGPGLDRVFYTDSGSVAVEVAMKMALQFWLNQGERGRSRFLAFRGGYHGDTFGTMAVCDPDEGMHSLYRGMLAEHDIVDLPRSEAELAALEAHLEAHGSRLAGILVEPLVQGAGGMLLHDPEVLRRLRRLADRHGLLLIFDEIFTGFGRTGTMFAFEQAGIRPDIVTLSKALTGGTLPLAATVASSKVFEAFWSDDPSHALMHGPTFMGNALACAAANASLDLFETEPRLAQAQAISAALAVGLEPCRELPWVRDVRVLGAIGVVELDGIADREGLKRRLVEAGVWVRPFGNVVYLTPALTIAEDELASLMRAVVDVLRRQRP, encoded by the coding sequence ATGCACACGCCCGACTGGGTGGCCCAGGGCCAGCCCCATATCTGGCTACCCTATGCCCAAATGAAGACGGCGACGCCGCCGCTGCCCGTGGTGCGCAGCCACGGCAGTCGGCTCGAACTGGCCGACGGCCGCAGCCTGATCGACGGGGTGGCGTCCTGGTGGACGGCCTGCCACGGTTACAACCATCCGCACATCGCCCAGGCGGTCCGCGCGCAGCTGGACGCCATGCCGCACGTCATGTTCGGCGGGCTGACCCATGAGCCGGCGCTGAACCTGGCGCGCCGCCTGGCCGCCATGCTGGGGCCGGGACTGGACCGCGTCTTCTATACGGATTCCGGCTCGGTGGCGGTGGAAGTCGCCATGAAGATGGCGCTGCAGTTCTGGTTGAACCAGGGCGAGCGGGGCCGCAGCCGTTTCCTGGCGTTCCGCGGCGGCTATCACGGCGACACCTTTGGCACCATGGCGGTCTGCGATCCGGACGAGGGCATGCACAGTCTGTACCGGGGCATGCTGGCCGAGCACGACATCGTCGATCTGCCGCGCAGCGAGGCGGAGCTGGCCGCGCTGGAGGCGCACCTGGAAGCCCATGGCTCGCGGCTGGCTGGCATCCTGGTCGAGCCGCTGGTGCAGGGCGCGGGAGGCATGCTGCTGCACGACCCGGAAGTGCTGCGGCGCCTGCGCCGCCTGGCCGACCGGCACGGCCTGCTGCTGATATTCGACGAGATCTTCACCGGCTTCGGGCGCACGGGCACGATGTTCGCGTTCGAGCAGGCCGGCATCCGCCCCGACATCGTGACCCTGTCCAAGGCGCTGACCGGCGGCACCTTGCCGCTGGCCGCCACGGTGGCCAGCAGCAAGGTGTTCGAGGCCTTCTGGTCCGACGATCCCTCGCACGCGCTGATGCACGGCCCCACCTTCATGGGCAACGCGCTGGCCTGCGCCGCGGCCAACGCCTCGCTGGATCTCTTCGAGACCGAACCGCGGCTGGCGCAGGCGCAAGCGATCTCCGCGGCCCTGGCCGTGGGCCTGGAGCCGTGCCGCGAGCTGCCCTGGGTGCGCGACGTGCGCGTGCTGGGCGCGATCGGCGTGGTTGAGCTGGATGGCATCGCCGACCGCGAGGGACTGAAGCGGCGCTTGGTCGAGGCCGGCGTCTGGGTGCGGCCGTTCGGCAACGTGGTCTACCTGACCCCGGCGCTGACCATCGCCGAGGACGAACTGGCCAGCCTGATGCGGGCGGTGGTGGACGTGCTGCGCCGTCAGCGGCCCTGA
- the ccoS gene encoding cbb3-type cytochrome oxidase assembly protein CcoS, with the protein MTILYLLLPLSLLFVLVIGVSLWWAVFNGQYDDTDDAGRAILLDDDSGPASRG; encoded by the coding sequence ATGACCATTCTCTACCTGCTCCTGCCCCTGTCCTTGCTGTTCGTGCTGGTCATCGGCGTGTCGCTGTGGTGGGCCGTCTTCAACGGCCAGTACGACGACACCGACGACGCCGGCCGCGCCATCCTGCTCGACGACGACAGCGGACCCGCCAGCCGCGGCTGA
- the ccoN gene encoding cytochrome-c oxidase, cbb3-type subunit I, which translates to MNDCAAIASKADTFNYKIVRQFALMTVVWGIVGMAVGVFLAAQLIWPQLNFDTAWLSYGRLRPLHTNAVIFAFGGSALFTTSYYVVQRTCQARLFCGPLAAFTFWGWQIVIVAAAITLPMGFTSSKEYAELEWPIDILITLVWVAYAIVFFGTIIKRRSKHIYVANWFFGSYILTIAILHIFNNIEMPVSMWKSYSAYSGVQDAMVQWWYGHNAVGFFLTTSFLGMMYYFVPKQAGRPIYSYRLSIVHFWALAFTYMWAGPHHLLYTSLPDWTQSLGMTFSLILLAPSWGGMINGIMTLQGAWYKLRTDPILKFMVTALSFYGMSTFEGSMMSIRTVNALSHYTDWTIGHVHSGALGWVAMISFGSLYYLIPRLYGREKMYSVKAIELHFWIATIGVVLYIAAMWIAGVQQGLMWRDTASDGTLVYSFVEELKTRVPYYLIRLLGGTLFLSGVFVMAWNVWMTVRGAQPVNPAIPQDDPHAARQPVPATAVPATV; encoded by the coding sequence ATGAACGATTGCGCCGCAATCGCAAGCAAGGCCGACACCTTCAACTACAAGATCGTGAGGCAATTTGCGCTCATGACGGTAGTGTGGGGCATCGTCGGCATGGCTGTGGGCGTTTTTCTGGCTGCGCAGCTTATCTGGCCGCAGCTGAACTTTGATACCGCATGGCTGAGCTACGGCCGCCTGCGTCCGCTGCACACCAACGCGGTGATCTTCGCCTTCGGCGGCAGCGCGTTGTTCACGACGTCGTACTACGTGGTCCAGCGCACCTGTCAGGCGCGCCTGTTCTGCGGCCCGCTGGCCGCGTTCACGTTCTGGGGCTGGCAGATCGTCATCGTCGCCGCCGCCATCACCTTGCCCATGGGCTTCACCAGCAGCAAGGAATACGCCGAACTCGAATGGCCCATCGACATCCTGATCACCCTGGTCTGGGTGGCTTATGCCATCGTGTTCTTCGGCACCATCATCAAGCGCCGGTCCAAGCACATCTACGTGGCCAACTGGTTCTTCGGCTCGTACATCCTGACCATCGCCATCCTGCACATCTTCAACAACATCGAAATGCCGGTGTCGATGTGGAAGTCCTATTCCGCCTACTCCGGCGTGCAGGACGCCATGGTGCAATGGTGGTACGGCCATAACGCCGTGGGCTTTTTCCTGACCACCAGCTTCCTGGGCATGATGTATTACTTCGTGCCCAAGCAGGCCGGCCGCCCCATCTATTCCTACCGCCTGTCCATCGTCCACTTCTGGGCGCTGGCCTTCACGTACATGTGGGCGGGCCCGCACCACCTGCTGTACACCTCGCTGCCCGACTGGACCCAGTCGCTGGGCATGACGTTCTCGCTGATCCTGCTGGCGCCGTCCTGGGGCGGCATGATCAACGGCATCATGACCCTGCAGGGCGCCTGGTACAAGCTGCGCACCGATCCGATCCTGAAATTCATGGTGACGGCGCTGTCGTTCTACGGCATGTCGACCTTCGAAGGTTCGATGATGTCGATCCGCACGGTCAACGCGCTGTCGCACTACACGGACTGGACCATCGGCCACGTGCACTCGGGCGCGTTGGGCTGGGTCGCCATGATCTCCTTCGGCTCGCTCTACTACCTGATCCCGCGCCTGTACGGCCGCGAGAAGATGTACAGCGTCAAGGCCATCGAACTGCACTTCTGGATCGCCACCATCGGCGTGGTGCTGTACATCGCCGCCATGTGGATCGCCGGCGTGCAGCAGGGCCTGATGTGGCGCGACACCGCCAGCGACGGCACCCTGGTCTACAGCTTCGTGGAAGAACTGAAGACGCGCGTGCCGTACTACCTGATCCGTTTGCTGGGTGGCACCTTGTTCCTGTCGGGTGTGTTCGTCATGGCCTGGAACGTGTGGATGACGGTGCGCGGCGCGCAGCCGGTCAACCCCGCCATTCCGCAAGACGATCCCCATGCCGCACGCCAGCCGGTCCCCGCGACCGCCGTGCCGGCCACTGTTTGA
- the ccoO gene encoding cytochrome-c oxidase, cbb3-type subunit II, which translates to MANKKSGFFSHQTLEKNIGWMIIASILVVSFAGLVQIVPLFFQHSTTQPVAGVEPYSALRLMGRDVYIREGCVGCHSQQVRVLAAEVQRYGSYSIAAESVFDHPFLWGSKRTGPDLARVGERYSDDWHRIHLRDPRKVVPESNMPAYPWLEKTVITGENVSDRMRALRKLGVPYSDEEIAGAPKAIEGKTEEDALVAYLQGLGVGVRKAKQAEQAKKAEEAKKAVQSATQPAAQSAAPAAAGG; encoded by the coding sequence ATGGCCAACAAGAAATCTGGTTTCTTTTCCCACCAGACGCTCGAGAAGAACATCGGCTGGATGATCATCGCCAGCATCCTGGTGGTGTCCTTCGCGGGCCTGGTCCAGATCGTGCCGCTGTTCTTCCAGCACAGCACGACCCAGCCCGTCGCAGGCGTCGAACCCTACAGCGCGCTGCGCCTGATGGGCCGCGACGTCTACATCCGCGAAGGCTGCGTCGGCTGCCACTCGCAGCAGGTGCGGGTGCTGGCCGCGGAAGTGCAGCGCTACGGCTCGTACTCGATCGCCGCGGAATCGGTGTTCGACCATCCGTTCCTGTGGGGCTCCAAGCGCACCGGTCCCGACCTGGCGCGCGTGGGCGAGCGCTACTCCGACGACTGGCACCGCATCCACCTGCGCGACCCGCGCAAGGTGGTGCCGGAGTCCAACATGCCCGCCTATCCCTGGCTGGAAAAGACGGTCATCACCGGCGAGAACGTGAGCGACCGCATGCGCGCCCTGCGCAAGCTGGGCGTGCCCTACTCGGACGAGGAAATCGCCGGGGCGCCCAAAGCCATCGAAGGCAAGACCGAGGAAGACGCGCTGGTCGCCTACCTGCAAGGGCTGGGCGTGGGTGTGCGCAAGGCCAAGCAGGCCGAGCAGGCCAAAAAGGCGGAAGAGGCCAAGAAGGCCGTCCAATCCGCCACTCAACCGGCCGCACAATCCGCCGCGCCCGCGGCGGCGGGAGGCTGA
- a CDS encoding cbb3-type cytochrome oxidase subunit 3 encodes MLGYLSAIVTAVSMATFFGIVWWACSRGRQSANRESAMLPFALPDEFGQGQQDGANRS; translated from the coding sequence ATGCTGGGCTACCTGAGCGCGATCGTCACCGCCGTCTCGATGGCAACTTTTTTCGGCATTGTCTGGTGGGCCTGCTCGCGCGGCCGCCAGAGCGCCAACCGCGAATCGGCCATGCTGCCGTTCGCACTGCCCGATGAGTTCGGGCAGGGACAACAAGATGGAGCGAATCGGTCATGA
- the ccoP gene encoding cytochrome-c oxidase, cbb3-type subunit III: MSDFVNGFWGYFISIVAVGGVVWCVWLLYTQRRWLSTKPANGKVEDTGHVWDGDLTELNNPVPGWWTWMYLLACAFALGYLFFMPGLGEFKGQLGYSSTEEVAKQQAKMAEAVRPIYARFETMDIPQIAQDPGAREIGQRLFLNTCAQCHGSDAKGGPSFPNLADGDWLHGGSPEAITQTITQGRVGVMPPWKAAIDAKTAGDIAQYVRSLSGLTADPVRVFRGKREFANYCVACHGVDGKGNQALGAPNLTDDVWLYGSSEATIVKTILDGRDNRMPAHGDILTPEQIKILTAWVWGLSNKPETTASAAPVSTAPASAAPATATK, translated from the coding sequence ATGAGCGATTTCGTTAATGGCTTCTGGGGATATTTCATCTCTATCGTCGCCGTGGGCGGCGTGGTCTGGTGCGTGTGGCTGCTGTACACGCAGCGCCGCTGGCTCAGCACCAAGCCGGCCAATGGCAAGGTCGAGGACACGGGCCACGTCTGGGACGGCGACCTGACCGAACTGAACAACCCGGTGCCGGGCTGGTGGACCTGGATGTACCTGCTGGCTTGCGCTTTCGCGCTGGGCTACCTGTTCTTCATGCCGGGCCTGGGCGAATTCAAGGGCCAGCTGGGCTACAGCAGCACCGAGGAAGTCGCCAAGCAGCAGGCCAAGATGGCCGAGGCCGTGCGGCCGATCTACGCGCGCTTCGAAACCATGGACATTCCGCAGATCGCCCAGGATCCGGGCGCCCGCGAAATCGGCCAGCGCCTGTTCCTGAACACCTGCGCGCAATGCCATGGCTCGGACGCCAAGGGCGGCCCCAGCTTCCCCAACCTGGCTGATGGCGACTGGCTGCACGGCGGTTCGCCCGAAGCCATCACCCAGACCATCACGCAAGGGCGCGTTGGCGTGATGCCGCCCTGGAAGGCCGCGATCGACGCCAAGACCGCGGGCGACATCGCGCAATACGTGCGTTCGCTGTCGGGCCTGACGGCCGATCCGGTGCGCGTGTTCCGCGGCAAGCGCGAGTTCGCCAACTACTGCGTGGCCTGTCACGGTGTCGACGGCAAGGGCAACCAGGCGCTGGGCGCGCCCAACCTGACGGACGACGTCTGGCTCTACGGCAGCTCGGAGGCCACCATCGTCAAGACCATTCTTGACGGCCGCGACAACCGCATGCCGGCGCATGGCGACATCCTGACGCCCGAGCAGATCAAGATCCTGACGGCATGGGTCTGGGGCCTGTCGAACAAGCCGGAAACGACGGCGAGCGCCGCGCCGGTGAGCACCGCGCCGGCAAGCGCCGCGCCGGCAACGGCGACGAAGTAA
- the ccoG gene encoding cytochrome c oxidase accessory protein CcoG, which translates to MEDGSAARVGNSPDGDPPPWRPHVRPPRPGTETLEQTLAGVRSKIYPRSVSGIFARWRIAFVFLTQLVFYGLPWLQWNGRQAVLFDLGARKFYLFGLVLWPQDVVYLAVLLVISALALFLFTAVAGRLFCGYACPQTVYTEIFMWIERKVEGDRVARIRLDESPWTWRKARLKLTKHFLWIALAWWTGSTFIGYFAPIRELGHELFALQLGPWQWFWMLFYGFATWGNAGFMRESVCKYMCPYARFQSVMVDPDTFVVTYDKRRGDPRGGRSRKVDHKAAGLGDCVDCSLCVQVCPTGIDIRDGLQYMCIGCGACIDACEQVMDKMQYEPGLIRYTSDRAMQDGLSTKSARSHLLRPRVLVYGTLILALAIAFVVSLAIRNPLRVDVIRDRGALGREVAGGMIENVYRLQIINTSDQPMRLQLSADGMPGLQVMTGQQGSDTVDVEAAANKLVPMVIRAPAGAEPGAHAITLRARGQDGEQRQVETDEPASFYVPD; encoded by the coding sequence ATGGAAGATGGGTCAGCCGCAAGGGTCGGCAATTCGCCTGACGGTGACCCGCCGCCCTGGCGGCCGCACGTGAGGCCTCCGCGCCCCGGGACGGAAACCCTGGAGCAGACGCTGGCGGGCGTGCGCAGCAAGATCTACCCGCGGTCCGTCAGCGGCATCTTCGCCCGCTGGCGCATCGCGTTCGTCTTTCTGACCCAGCTGGTTTTCTACGGCCTGCCGTGGCTGCAATGGAACGGCCGCCAGGCCGTGCTGTTCGACCTGGGCGCGCGCAAGTTCTATCTCTTCGGCCTGGTGCTGTGGCCGCAGGACGTGGTCTACCTGGCGGTGCTGCTGGTGATTTCGGCGCTGGCGCTGTTCCTGTTCACCGCGGTGGCGGGGCGGCTGTTCTGCGGCTATGCCTGTCCGCAGACCGTCTACACCGAAATCTTCATGTGGATCGAGCGCAAGGTTGAAGGCGACCGCGTCGCGCGCATCCGCCTGGACGAATCGCCCTGGACCTGGCGCAAGGCGCGCCTGAAGCTCACCAAGCATTTCCTGTGGATCGCGCTGGCCTGGTGGACGGGTTCCACCTTCATCGGCTATTTCGCGCCCATCCGCGAACTGGGCCATGAGCTGTTCGCGCTGCAACTCGGCCCCTGGCAGTGGTTCTGGATGCTGTTCTACGGCTTCGCCACCTGGGGCAACGCCGGCTTCATGCGCGAATCGGTGTGCAAGTACATGTGCCCTTATGCGCGCTTCCAGAGCGTGATGGTGGACCCCGACACCTTCGTGGTCACCTACGACAAGCGCCGCGGCGATCCGCGCGGCGGCCGCTCGCGCAAGGTGGACCACAAGGCCGCCGGGCTGGGCGATTGCGTCGATTGCAGCCTGTGCGTGCAGGTCTGTCCGACCGGCATCGACATCCGCGACGGCCTGCAGTACATGTGCATCGGCTGCGGCGCCTGTATCGACGCCTGCGAACAGGTCATGGACAAGATGCAGTACGAGCCCGGCCTGATCCGCTATACCTCGGACCGCGCCATGCAGGACGGGCTGTCCACCAAGAGCGCGCGCTCCCATCTGCTGCGCCCGCGCGTGCTGGTCTACGGCACGCTGATCCTGGCGCTGGCCATCGCCTTCGTGGTTTCGCTCGCCATCCGCAACCCCTTGCGGGTGGACGTGATCCGCGACCGCGGCGCGCTGGGACGCGAAGTGGCGGGCGGCATGATCGAAAACGTGTACCGCCTGCAGATCATCAACACGTCCGACCAGCCGATGCGCCTGCAGCTCTCGGCGGACGGCATGCCCGGCCTGCAGGTAATGACCGGGCAGCAGGGCTCCGACACGGTCGACGTCGAAGCGGCGGCCAACAAGCTGGTGCCCATGGTCATCCGCGCGCCGGCTGGCGCCGAGCCCGGCGCCCATGCCATCACGCTGCGCGCGCGCGGCCAGGACGGCGAGCAGCGTCAGGTCGAGACCGACGAGCCCGCCAGTTTTTACGTACCCGATTGA
- a CDS encoding FixH family protein, translating to MNPSQSAKAAKPWYREPWPWILMAGPFAAMIGCFITIYFAFTNFSSQPIQEGVVKRGLVIEQVAPSANP from the coding sequence ATGAACCCCTCCCAATCCGCCAAAGCCGCCAAGCCCTGGTACCGCGAACCCTGGCCCTGGATCCTGATGGCCGGCCCGTTCGCGGCCATGATAGGCTGCTTCATCACGATCTACTTCGCTTTCACCAACTTCAGCAGTCAGCCGATCCAGGAAGGCGTGGTCAAGCGCGGCCTGGTCATCGAGCAGGTTGCGCCCAGCGCCAATCCGTAA
- a CDS encoding zinc ribbon domain-containing protein YjdM, which produces MSALPACPKCQSEYTYEDGALYVCPECAHEWSSQAAESSDESARVYRDSAGNVLQDGDTVTVIKDLKLKGSGGVVKMGTKVKGIRLVDSDHDIDCKIDGFGAMSLKSEFVKKV; this is translated from the coding sequence GTGAGCGCACTGCCCGCCTGTCCGAAATGCCAGTCCGAATACACCTATGAAGACGGCGCTCTCTACGTCTGTCCGGAATGCGCGCATGAATGGTCGTCGCAGGCGGCCGAATCTTCCGACGAGTCGGCCCGCGTCTACCGCGATTCGGCGGGCAACGTACTGCAGGACGGCGACACCGTCACCGTCATCAAGGACCTGAAGCTCAAGGGGTCGGGCGGCGTGGTCAAGATGGGCACCAAGGTCAAGGGCATCCGCCTGGTCGACAGCGACCACGACATCGATTGCAAGATCGACGGCTTCGGGGCGATGAGCTTGAAATCGGAATTCGTGAAGAAGGTCTAG